In Nitrosophilus labii, the following proteins share a genomic window:
- the dusB gene encoding tRNA dihydrouridine synthase DusB — protein MSLDFDKPLYVLAPLAGFTDLPFRSVVKKFGADLTVSEMISSNALVYDSKKTFKMLEKSPLETPYAVQIAGNDKEIVKEAVLKLNEIDGIDIIDLNAGCPVPKVVKNGAGSALLKDMKKLGEIVETIKKYSKKEYMSVKVRLGFSEKIPEDIAKTCESAGADFITVHGRTRSGFFKSEVDYEAIARAKESVKIPVIANGDIDSFDKAEYVLSITKCDGVMIGRGAVGNPWIFYQLKNTKADVSESIKKEIILEHFDQMIEFYGDYGAVMFRKHLHTYSKGYKGAASFRDKINRITDPKEMREEIERFFS, from the coding sequence ATGAGTCTAGATTTTGATAAACCTTTGTATGTTTTAGCGCCTTTAGCCGGATTTACGGATCTTCCGTTTAGGAGTGTTGTTAAAAAGTTTGGAGCAGACCTAACCGTAAGCGAGATGATAAGCTCTAACGCCTTGGTTTATGACTCAAAAAAAACCTTTAAAATGCTTGAAAAATCACCGCTAGAAACTCCTTATGCCGTTCAGATAGCCGGAAACGACAAAGAGATCGTCAAAGAGGCGGTACTGAAACTAAACGAAATCGACGGCATAGATATCATCGATCTAAATGCGGGTTGTCCGGTTCCTAAAGTTGTTAAAAATGGTGCGGGAAGCGCTCTTTTAAAAGATATGAAAAAACTTGGCGAGATTGTTGAAACTATAAAAAAGTATAGCAAAAAAGAGTATATGAGCGTAAAAGTGAGGCTGGGATTTAGCGAAAAGATACCCGAAGATATAGCCAAGACTTGCGAAAGTGCAGGGGCGGATTTTATAACCGTTCACGGCAGAACCAGAAGCGGTTTTTTTAAAAGCGAGGTGGATTACGAGGCTATCGCTAGAGCTAAAGAGTCCGTAAAGATTCCGGTTATCGCAAACGGCGATATAGACAGTTTCGACAAAGCGGAGTATGTTTTAAGTATAACAAAATGCGACGGCGTAATGATAGGCAGAGGCGCCGTAGGTAATCCTTGGATATTTTATCAGTTAAAAAACACTAAAGCGGATGTGAGCGAAAGTATAAAAAAAGAGATAATACTCGAACACTTTGATCAAATGATAGAGTTTTACGGAGATTACGGCGCCGTAATGTTTAGAAAACATCTTCACACATATTCAAAAGGGTATAAAGGCGCCGCTAGCTTTAGAGACAAGATAAACAGAATTACCGATCCAAAAGAGATGAGAGAAGAGATAGAGAGATTTTTTTCATGA